In the genome of Streptomyces violaceoruber, the window ACGTGGACCTGTTCCTGCGGCCGAGCGGGGAGCAGCGGACGTCGAACTACCTGCTGTGGCAGAGCGCGTACGCGGAGATGGTCTTCCAGGACGTCCTGTGGCCCGACTTCGACCGGCGCGACCTGTGGCGGGCCTGCCTGGAGTTCGCCTCCCGGGACCGCCGCTTCGGCGGCGCCATCCCCAACGAGGAGCTTCTGGCCATGGAAGGCCGCAGTACCCGGTAAGCCCCGGGTGGCAGAATCGGCCCGTCTGAGGGTACCCCCTCTGGGGAAGTTCGAGGACGAGCCGTTCAGGCCGATACAGGGGCCCGGGGCACAGCCCCGGCCCCACCGGCTCAACCGCCGGAGGCCCTCGCGCAGTCGGCGCAGGTGCCGAAGATCTCCACCGTGTGCGCCACGTTGACGTAGCCGTGCTCGGCGGCGATGGCCTCGGCCCACTTCTCGACGGCGGGGCCCTCCACCTCGACCGCCTTGCCGCAGGCGCGGCAGACCAGGTGGTGGTGATGGTCGCCGGTGGAGCAGCGCCGGTAGACGGACTCGCCCTCGGCGGTGCGCAGGACGTCGACCTCACCGGCGTCGGCGAGGGACTGAAGGGTGCGGTAGACCGTGGTGAGCCCGACCGCGTCGCCCTTGTGCTTGAGCATGTCGTGGAGTTCCTGCGCGCTGCGGAACTCCTCGACCTCCTGAAGGGCGGCCGACACGGCAGCCCGCTGCCGGGTGGCGCGGCCCTTCACGGGCGGTCCAGCGGTGGTCACTGGATTCCTCCTCACGTCTTCGCGGCTTGCCGGGCCATTGTGCCAGCCCGGTCGGCCCGCGGTCAGACGCCGACCTCGTCGGCGGCCCCCCTGGTGGCCGGAATCTTGCACTCCGCCGGATCCTCGGCGGGCCGCGCGGCGGCGAGTGCCCGCGCGCGTCGCCTGGCCAGCGGTGCGGCCAGCAGGCTCAGCAGGATGAACGCGCCGATGGTGAGCAGCACGATCGTCGCGCCGGGCGGCACGTCCTGGTAGTACGAGGTGACCGTGCCGCCGATGGTCACGCTCACGCCGAGCGCGACGGAGATCGCGAAGGTGGCGGCGAAGCTGCGGGTGAGCTGCTGGGCGGCGGCCACCGGGACCACCATCAGCGCGGAGACCAGGAGCAGGCCGACGACGCGCATCGCGACGGTCACCGTGACCGCCGCCGTGACGGCCGTCAGCAGGTTCAGCGCGCGCACCGGCAGCCCGGTGACCCGGGCGAACTCCTCGTCCTGGCTGACGGCGAACAGCTGGCGGCGCAGCCCGACGGTGACGAGGACCACGAAGGCGGCCAGCACGCAGATCGCGGTGACGTCGGACTCGGAGACCGTCGACAGGGACCCGAAGAGGTACGAGGTGAGGTTGGCGTTGGAGCCGCCCGGCGCGAGGTTGATGAACATCACGCCGCCCGCCATGCCGCCGTAGAAGAGCATGGCGAGGGCGATGTCGCCGCGGGTCTTGCCGTACCAGCGGATCAGCTCCATGAGGACCGCGCCGAGGACGGAGACCAGGGTCGCCATCCACACCGGGGACCAGGAGAGCAGGAAGCCGAGGCCGACGCCGGTCATCGCCACGTGGCCGATGCCGTCGCCCATGAGGGCCTGGCGGCGCTGGACCAGGTAGATGCCGATGGCCGGGGCGGTGATGCCCACCAGGACGGCGGCGAGCAGCGCCCGCTGCATGAAGGCGTAGTTCAGGATTTCCATGGTCGTCGCCTTCTCAGCTCAGCAGGCCGGTGCGGATCGGTTCGGCGCCCGCCGGTGCGTGCGGGTGGACGTGGTCGTGGCCGGGCAGCGCGTGCTGGCCGACCGCCTCGGGCGGCGGGCCGTCGTGCAGGACGCAGCCGTCGCGGAGCACCACGGCCCGGTCGATCAGCGGCTCCAGCGGGCCCAGCTCGTGCAGGACGAGGAGGACGGTGGTGCCGGCCGCGACCTGCCCGCGCAGGGTTTCCGCCAGCACCTCCTGGCTGGCCAGGTCGACGCCCGCCATCGGCTCGTCCATGATCAGCAGTTCGGGTTCGGCGGCGAGCGCGCGGGCGATCAGCACGCGCTGGTGCTGGCCGCCGGAGAGGGCGTTCACCGAGTCCTTGGCGCGGTCGGCCATGCCGACCAGGCCGAGGGCGCGGCGTACGGCCTCGTGGTCGGCCTTGCGCAGGACGCCGAAGCGGGCCCGGGAGAGCCGGCCCGAGGAGACCACCTCGGTCACCGTGGCGGGGACGCCGCCCGCGGCCGTGGTGCGCTGCGGGACGTAGCCCACGCGCGCCCAGTCGCGGAAGCGGCGCCTGGGGGTGCCGAACAGCTCGATCTCGCCGGCCGTCACCGGCACCTGGCCGATGATCGTGCGCACGGCCGTGGACTTGCCCGAGCCGTTGGCGCCGAGCAGCGCGACCACCTGGCCGCGCCGCACGGTGAGGTCGATGCCGCGCAGGACGGGGCGTGAGCCCAGCTCGGCGCGGACGCCACGCAGGGATATGACGGACTCGTCGCTCACGATGTCCTCCGTAACGATCGAACGGGCCGGGCCGCCCGTTCGGGCTGCCCGGCCGGGCTGCTTACTTGGCGCCGAGGGCGGTTTCGAGCGCCTTGAGGTTGGCTTCCATGACCCCGACGTAGTCCTCGCCCTTGGACTTGTCGGTGATGCCCTCCAGCGGATCGAGGACGTCCGTCTTCAGGCCCGCGTCCTTGGCGAGGGTCTTCGCGGTCTTGTCGGACACCAGTGTCTCGTAGAAGACGGTGGTGACGCCGTCGGCCTTGGCCTCCTGCTGGAGTTCCTTGATCCGGGCGGGGCTGGGCTCGCTCTCCGGGTCGAGGCCGTTGATGGCCTCCTGGGTGAGGCCGTAGCGCTCGGCGAGGTAGCCGAAGGCGGCGTGGTTGGTGAAGAAGACCTTGGTGGCCGTGTTCTTCAGGCCGTCCTTGTACGCCGTGTCCAGGCCGCTCAGCTTCTTCGCCAGCGCCTCGGCGTTCTTGCGGTAGTCGCCGGCGTGGTCCGGGTCGGCCTTCTCGAAGGACTCGGCGACACCCTGGGCGATCTCGGCGTACTTCACCGGGTCCAGCCAGACGTGCGGGTCGAGCGCGTGCTCGCCGCCCTCGGAGTGCTCCTCCTCGGCGTGCTCCTCCTCGGCGTGCTCGTCCGCGTGCTCCTCGCCGCCGTGGTCATGGTCGTGCTCGACGTTGCCGTGGTCCTCCAGCTTCGTCAGCGAGGCGGCGTCGATCTTCGTCTTCACGTCGGACTGGGCGATGGCCTCGTCCACGGCGGGCTGGAGGGACTTGAGGTAGAGCACCGCGTCCGCCTCGCCCATCCGGGCGGTCTGCTTGGCACTCAGCTCCAGGTCGTGCGGCTCCTGGCCGGGCTCGGTGAGCGTGGTGACGTTCACGTGGTCCCCGCCGATCTGCTCGGCGAGGTATTCCATGGGGTAGAACGACGCGACGACGTCGAACTTGTCGGTGTTGCCCGCCGCCGAGCTGTCGCTGGAGCAGGCCGAGAGGGTGCCGAGGCCGAGCGCGGTGGCCGCGGTGACTGCTATGCCGGATATGCGGCGTCGTCGTACGTTCATGACACTCATTTTCAACAAATATGGAAACCGTTGTCAACAAGCGGACGATTCCGCAGCTGGGAGGCCCCGATTTGGCCGTGGGGCGACCCACGCCGGTAACCTGAAGCATTCTCTGGAAGCATCTCGCTTCGTCGCCCGTCGTCGTAATGAAGAGAGCACCGTGGCCGCCGACAAGATCGACACCATCGTCAGCCTGAGCAAGCGCCGTGGCTTCGTATTCCCGTGCAGTGAGATCTACGGCGGTCAGCGCGCCGCCTGGGACTACGGTCCGCTGGGTGTCGAGCTCAAGGAGAACCTCAAGCGCCAGTGGTGGCGCTACATGGTCACCTCGCGCGAGGACGTCGTCGGTCTCGACTCCTCCGTGATCCTGGCCCCCGAGGTCTGGGTGGCCTCCGGTCACGTCGCCACCTTCACGGACCCGCTGACCGAGTGCACCTCCTGCCACAAGCGGTTCCGCGCGGACCACCTGGAGGAGGCGTACGAGGAGAAGAAGGGGCACGCCCCGGAGAACGGCCTCGCCGACCTCAACTGCCCCAACTGCGGCAACAAGGGCACCTTCACCGAGCCCAAGCAGTTCTCCGGTCTGCTCTCCACCCACCTCGGCCCGACCCAGGACAGCGGCTCCGTCGCCTACCTGCGACCCGAGACCGCCCAGGGCATCTTCACCAACTTCGCCCAGGTGCAGACCACTTCGCGGCGCAAGCCGCCGTTCGGCATCGCCCAGATGGGCAAGTCCTTCCGCAACGAGATCACGCCCGGCAACTTCATCTTCCGCACCCGTGAGTTCGAGCAGATGGAGATGGAGTTCTTCGTCAAGCCGGGCGAGGACGAGAAGTGGCAGGAATACTGGATGGAGCAGCGCTGGAACTGGTACACGGGCCTTGGTCTCCGTGAGGAGAACATGCGCTGGTACGAGCACCCGGCCGAGAAGCTCTCCCACTACTCCAAGCGCACCGCCGACATCGAGTACCGCTTCTCCTTCGGCGGCAGCGAGTGGGGCGAGCTGGAGGGCGTCGCCAACCGGACCGACTACGACCTCTCCTCGCACGCCAAGGCCTCCGGCCAGGACCTCTCCTACTACGACCAGGAGGCCCAGGAGCGCTGGACGCCGTACGTCATCGAGCCGGCGGCCGGTGTCGGGCGCGCGATGCTCGCCTTCCTGCTCGACGCGTACATCGAGGACGAGGCGCCGAACGCCAAGGGCAAGCTGGAGAAGCGCACCGTGCTGCGGCTCGACCCGCGGCTGTCCCCGGTGAAGGTGGCCGTGCTGCCGCTGTCCCGCAACCCGGAGCTGTCGCCGAAGGCGAAGGGGCTCGCGCAGGCGCTGCGGCAGAACTGGAACATCGAGTTCGACGACGCGGGTGCGATCGGGCGCCGGTACCGCCGTCAGGACGAGATCGGCACGCCGTTCTGCGTGACCGTCGACTTCGACACGCTCGACGACAACGCGGTGACCGTTCGGGAGCGGGACACCATGAAGCAGGAGCGTGTGTCTCTCGACCAGATCGAGGGGTACCTCGCCTCTCGGCTGGTTGGGTGCTGAACGTCCGTCTGCGTTGAGGTACCAGGGGGCTCCGCCCCCTGGGCCCCGGGGCCTGTGCCCACCCACCACCCGACTCGGTCGGGAGGGGGGTGGGCGTTTCGGCGTTTCGGGGGCCCGGACTTACAGGTCCACCCCCCGGGCTCAGCGGCCCTGGAGGGACTTCACGTTGGTGCCGAAGGTCCAGTTCTTCGAGCCGTCCCAGTTGAGGGACCAGGTCATCAGGCCCTTGAGGGCGCCGTTGTAGTGGTTCCATGCCTGGGAGACCAGGGACGGTGGCATGTAACCGCCGCCCGCGCCGGGCTGGGCGGGCAGGCCCGGGACCTGCTTGTCGTAGGGCACCCGGACCGTGGTGCCCTGGATGACCAGGCCCTTGTCCAGGCAGTCGGTCTGGGCGGTGAAGCCCTGCACGGTACCGGCCGAGTAGGAGTCGCCGGCGCAGCCGTACATGCTGCCGTTGTAGTACTGCATGTTCAGCCACCACAGGCGGCCGTTGTCCGCGTACTTCTTGATGATCGGCAGGTACGCGCCCCAGATCGATCCGTAGACGATGCTGCCGCCGGTGACGTACGCCGTCTCCGGGGCCATCGTGAGGCCGAAGTTCGAGGGCATGCGGGCCAGTACGCCGTCGATGATGCGGATCAGGTTGGACTGGGACGCGGAGAGCTGGTTGATGTTGCCGCTGCCGGTCAGGCCGGTCTCGATGTCGATGTCGATGCCGTCGAAGTTGTACTCCTTCAGGATCGGCACGATCGTGTCGACGAAACGGTCCGCGACCGCGGTCGAGTTGAGATCGATGCCGGCCGTCGCGCCGCCGATGGAGAGCAGCAGCGTCTGCCCGGACGCCTTGGCCGCGCACATCTCCGCGGGCGTCGCCACCTTCACGCCCCGGTCCATGCCGTCCTCCCACAGGGCCGTGCCGTCGGAGAGGATCACCGGGAAGGCCGCGTTGAGGACGTTGTACCCGTGGGCGCCGATCTGGGGGTCGGTGACCGGGGTCCAGCCGAAGGGCGGGTGGACGCCGTTGGCGGCGCCGTCCCAGTTCTCCCAGTAGCCCTGGAGGACCTTGCCGGCGGGCTTCGACTTCACGGCGCAGGTGTCGGCGGCCGCGCCGGTGGGGGCGGCGCCCTCGGGAGCCGCCGACGCGGTGGCGACTCCCAGGGGGACCAGAACGGTGGCCGCCAGTGCGGCGGCCAGTAGACGGATTGTGCGGCGGATCATGCCGGGCCTCCCGGTGGGGGTCGGTGAGGGAGAGTCTTCTTGTGTCGTAGGCATGACAGTGCTGTGGTCCAGACCTTTCGTCAAGAGGTCTGGACCAAGTGGCGTGTGCGGATCGGGCGTCGTCAGGCGATCGTCCGGGGGAGGCGCAGGCTCAGCAGGCCCGTCAGCGCCACCCCGGCCAACTGGACCAGCAGCGTCGTCACCAGGGCGTCCCGCATGCCCATCCCCGGGGTCAGCGACAGGAACAGGGTGCCCAGGGTGGCCACGCCCAGGGCCAGCGACGACTGCTGGGTGGTGACCATGACGCCACTGCCCACGCCGGCGCGTTCGGCGGGCACCTCCGAGAGGACCAACCGGAGGACGACCGGGAGCTGAAGTGCCTGGCCCGCGCCCGCGACCGCCGCGCCCGGCAGGAGTTCGACCAGGCCGAGGTCGGGCCAGGAACGCCACGCGGCCAGCGTCATCAGGGCCAGGCCCACTCCCTGGAGGACGGCGCCGGTGGGCACCACGCGGGTGCCGTAGCGGGCGACCAGTCGGGGGCCGGCGAGGGAGAAGAGGAAGAACACCACCGCGAGCGGGGCCAGGGCGAGCCCCGCGGCCACCGGGCCCAGGCCCGCGCCCTGCTGCAACGCCACCGCGATGACGAACATGAAGCCGCTGAAGCCGATCGAGAACGGCACGATCAGCAGCAGGCCGCGGCGCAGCGAGACGATCGCGAACAGGCTCGGCGGGACCAGCGGGGTACGGCCCGCGCGGTCCGCCCGGCGCTCCACCGCGTAGAACGCCGCCGCCGCGAACGGGAACGCCGCCAGCGACAGCCACGTCCACAGCGGCCAGCCCGCCGCCCGGCCCTCGGTCAGCGGCACCAGCAGGGTCAGGATCGAGGCGGCCAGCAGGAAGGTGCCGGGGACGTCCACCGGCTCGGGGCGCGCGGAGCGGGTCTCCGGGACCGCGCGGGCGGCGAGGAAGAGACCCGCGAGGACGACCGGGACGTTCACCAGGAAGACGGAACGCCAGCCGGTGCCCGCGATGTCCGCCGCCACCAGGACGCCGCCGAGGATCTGCCCGGCCACCATCGACAGACCGGCCGTGGCCCCGTACAGGCTCATGGCCTTCGCGCGCCGGGGACCGGTCGTGGTCGCCTGGATGGTCGCCAGCACCTGCGGCAGCATCGCGGCGGCCGAGGCGCCCTGCGCCACCCGCGCGGCCACCAGCGACCAGGCGTCCGGCGCCAGGCCGCAGGCCAGCGAGGTCAGCCCGAAGGCCGCCATGCCGCCCAGGAACAGGCGGCGCCGGCCGAGCAGGTCGCCGAGCCGGCCGCCGAGGACCAGCAGGACGGCGTACGCGACCCCGTATCCGGCGACGACCAGTTCCAGGACCGCCTCGCCCGCGGAGAGGTCCGCGCCGATGGTGGGCAGGGCGACGTTGACGATGAAGAAGTCGACGAGCGGGAGCGCCGCACCCAGCAGCACCGTGAAGAGTCCGAGGCCGCCGAGTGCGGGCGGCGCTTCCGGGGTGCCCGTACGGACGGGACGTGAAGTGATGGTTTCGGTCACGTGGTCGAGCCTGCGGCCGTTTCCAGGGTGGTACCAGAGTCTTCTTATGCTGGTAGTAGAAGTACCTGGCAACAGGTTCCCGGGCGCGGCATCCTGGAGGCATGACGACGATGACGGGTCGGGAGACGGCCGTCCAGTCCCCGCCCCGGGACACCGGCTCGGAGATCCGGCGGCACGAACTCGCCGCCTTCCTGCGCAGCCGCCGCGAGCGCATCGCGCCCGAGCAGGTCGGGCTGCCCCGCGGACGACGGCGCCGGACCCCGGGGCTGCGCCGCGAGGAGGTCGCCCAGCTCTCGGCCGTCGGCGTCACCTGGTACACCTGGCTGGAGCAGGCCCGGGACATCCAGGTCTCCGTGCAGGTGCTCGACGCCCTCGCCCGCACCCTGCTGCTCGACCCCACCGAGCGCGCCCACCTGTTCCAGCTGGCGGGCTCCGTCGACCCGACGCCCGCGACGGACTGCCCGGCCATCACACCGGCGGTGCGCGCCCTGCTGGAGCAGTTCGAGCCGTACCCCGCCTGCGTGCAGAACAGCCGGTACGACATCCTCGCCCACAACCGGACGTACGGGCTGCTGCTGTGCGACCTGGACGCGGTGCCGCCCGAGGACCGCAACTGCATGGTCCTCTGCTTCACCCACGAGGACTGGCGGTCCTCCATCGTCCATCTGGAGGAGACCCAGCGGCTGATGGCGGCCCGGTTCCGCGCCACGATGGCCGGTCATCTCGCCGAGCCCGCCTGGAAGATGCTGCTCAAGCGGCTGCGCACCCAGTCGCCCGCCTTCCGCGAGGCCTGGGAGCGGCACGAGGTGGTCGCGCACCGGGGCAAGCGCAAGGAGTTCCTCAACCGGCACGTCGGCCGGATCCGCGTCGACCACACCGACCTGTGGCTCGGACCGGAACCGGGGCCCCGGATGGTGACGTACGCCCCGGCCGACGAGGACTCCCGGGAGCGGCTGGAGAGGCTGCACGCGATCGCCCTGGAGCGGGAGCCGGCCGCGTCGGGATGAGCGCCCGAAGTGCGGGAACCCGGGGAAATGCGGAAGGTGATGTTCCCGGGGTTTCCCAGGGCGCGCACAGCCCGGGGTTCCCACAGCACGGACAGGGCGAGGACGAACAGTCATGGCTGAGCAGAAGTCGGCGCGGACACTCCCGCGGCCGTTGCACGCGGCCGCTTCGGCGGTGCGGAAGGTGCCGGGTGCCGGGACGGTGGGCAGGGCGGCCGAGGGCGCGCTGGACAGGATCGGGGCGGTGTCGCCGCGCGGGCGGCGCGTACTCGTCTACACGGGCGCCGGAGTGCTGGGCGTCGCCGGACTGGTGGAGTGGCCGGTCGCGGTCACCGGGGCGGCGGTGGCCTGGCTGACGCAGCCGCGCGGGCAGAACGGGCGGGGCGGCGACGGGGGCGCGGCGAAGGGCGGCGACGCGGAAGCGGCCGGGGCCCGGGGCGCCGTCGGCAGCAAGCCTGCCCGGACGTCGGCCAGGAAGACCACCAGCAGGGCGGCCACGGCGAAGGCCGCCACGGCGAAGACGGCTGCGGCGAAGGCCGCCACCGGCAGGACGGCTGCGGCGAAGACGGCCGGAGCGAGGGCGAGCGGGACGAAGGCCGCCGGGGGCGGGACGGCCACCCCCGCCAAGTCGGCCGCCGCGACGTGGCGGACCACCGGCGCCGAGAAGGCCGCCGCCAAGTCCACGGCCGCCAAGTCAACGACCACCGGGTCCAAGGCCGCCAAGTCCACGGCCACCGGGTCCACGGCGGCGAAGTCCGCCGCCGCGCGGAAGTCGCCCGCGCAGAAGACCGCCGCGAAGAAGACCTCCGCGAAGAAGACCGCGTCCCCCACCCGGGCCAAGAGCCAGTCGGGGACCAAGGCGTCCTCGAGCCGGCCCTCCTCCTCGGGCGGCGGCCGGAGCGGAAGCCGCGGACGCAAGACGGCCGCCGCGTCGCGCACCCGCACGTCCGGCTGAGGGAGAGCGATGGCCGGCGGACTGCTCACGCGTTCCCAGGACGCCGTCACGGGATTCGTGCTGGCCGGACCCCGGCTGCTCGCGCGCGGCACCGCGCCCGCCGTGGGCGCCGCGGCCGGGGCGGCGGCGGGCACCGCGCGGGCCGGTGTGCGCGGCGCCGACTTCGCGGCACGGGCGGCACGGGTGGCCCGCGCCGCGCTGCCCGGGGGATCGCGGGACTGGCGGGCCGGACCCCGGGCGCACCTCGCGCTGCGGCCGGTCGCGAGGGACGAGGTGCGCCGGGCGGGCGGTACCGAGCGGGTGGGACGGCGGGTGGCGGCGGCCCTGGCCGAGCACCCGGACGTGCTGTTCGCCTACTGGGACACCGGCCTCGCCAGACTGGTGGTGACCGCGACCGAGGACGCACTCGCCGACCGGGTCGTGGACCACGCCACCGAACTCGCCGGACGCCACGGACTCACCCGGGTGGACCAGGCGGACCTGACCGGCCTCACCGGCCCGGGCGAACCGGGCGACGACGATCTGGTCGACGACGATCTGGTCGACGGCGACCTGGTGGACGAGCCGGACCACCCCGGCGACCCCGCCCCGGTGCGCGTCGCGGCGGCCGCACTCGGCGCCGACGTGCTCGGCATCGCCGCCGCCGTGACCGGCGCGCGGCTGCGGCTGCCGCCCTCGCCCCGCCTGGTCACCGCCGTAGCGACGCTGCTGCGCGAGAACCCGGCCTTCCGCGCCTGGCTGCGCGAGCGGCTCGGCGACCACCGCATGGACGTGGCGCTGGCCGCCGCCAACGCCGCCGTCCACGGTGCCGGGCAGAGCCCCACCTCACTGGTGCTCGACGGGGCGCTGCGGGTGTGCCAGCTGACGGAGGCGGTGGCGCGGGGTGCCGCCTTCGAGGTCGTGCACGACCGGTTGTGCGTGCCCGGCCGCGACAGCCTGCCCGCCGTACCCGCCCTGCGTCCGGCGCCCCGCACCTCCCCGGCCCAGGACTACGCCGCCCACGCCTCGGCGGGCAGCGTGGCGGGCGCGGCCGCGACCCTGCTGGTCAAGCACGACCTGGCCGAGGCGGCGGAGGCGGTGCTCGCCGGTTCGCCCAAGGCCGCCCGTTACGGGCCCGCCGCCTTCCACGCCGTACTGAGCGCGGCGCTGTCCCGCACGGGTGTGCTGGTGCGCGATCCCGGGCGGCTGCGGCAGCTGGAGATGGTCCGCACGGTCGTCCTGCACCCCAGCGCGCTGCGGGTGCCGGACGCGGGCGCGGACCCGTGGACCGAGGACGTGCTGGACGCGGCGCGGCGCGCGGGACTGCGCGTGGTCATGGTCGAGGACCCGGCGCTGGCCGACTTCACCGGACTCGCCGACCAGGTCGTCGGCGCCCGCCGCCCGCTCGCGGACGTCGTGGCCGAACTGCGCGCCGAGGGCGGCGTCGTCACCGTCGTACGGCCGCTGCCCGGCGACGACGGGTCGGTGTCGGCCGGGCTGCTCGCCGGGGACGTGGCCGTCGCGCTGGCCGACGGGGACTGCCCGGTGGCCTGGGGCGCGGACGTGCTCGCGCCGCAGGGGCTCGCCGACGTGTGGCGGGTGCTGCGGGCGGTGCCGGTCGCGCGTGCGGTCGGGCGCCGGTCGCAGACGCTGGCCCGGTCCGGGGCCGCGCTGTCCGGACTGCTGGTCGCGGTCGGCGAGGCGCGCGGCAGGAGCCGGGGCGGCGTGTCGTCGCTGCTGGGGATGCGGCACGCGCCGGTCGACGCGAGCGCGGCGCTGGCCCTGCTGTCCGGCACCCGGGCGGCGATCGGCGTGGCGACGGCCCGCGCTCCGCACCCCCGGGCCCGGGTCGCCTGGCACGCGCTGGACCCGCAGGACGTACGGGACCGGCTGGAGCGGGAGCGCGAACCCGAGCCGACCGCCGTGGAACAGGCCACGGCCCGGCTGCGGGCGGCCGCCGACCGGGCGGGGCGGGTGCCCGTGCTGGCTCCGGTCCGCTGGTCGTGGCAGCTGGCCCGGGCCGTACGCGGGGAGCTGGACGATCCGCTCACCCCGGTGCTGGCGGTCGGCTCGGCCGCCTCCGCCATCCTCGGGTCGGTCGTGGACGCGTTGCTCGTGGTCGGCGCCCTCGACCTGAACGCGCTGGTCGGCGGCTTCCAGCGGCTGCGCGCCGAGCGGGCGCTGTCCGGGCTGCTGGCGGAGCAGAAGCAGAAGGCCCGGGTCGCCGAGGAGCAACTCCGCCCGGAGACCGCGGAGTTCACGCCGGAGGGGGAGCCGCGGATCGTGGACGCGGCCAAGCTGCACCCGGGCCACGTGATCGAGCTGCGGGCGGACGACGTGGTGCCCGCCGACGCGCGGCTGCTGTGGGAGGACGGCCTGGAGGTGGACGAGTCCGCGCTGACCGGCGAGTCGCTGCCGGTGGACAAGTGCGTGGACCCGGCGCCCCGCGCCCCCGTGGCGGAGCGGTACTGCATGGTCTTCGAGGGCACGACCGTGGTGGCCGGGCGGGCCCGCGCCGTCGTCGTCGACACCGGCGACCACACCGAGGCGGCGCGCGCGGTCGCGCTGGCGGCCCGTACGCCGTCCGCGGCCGGAGTGCAGGCCAGGCTTCAGGAGCTGACCCGCAAGGCGCTGCCGCTCACCCTGGCGGGCGGGGCCGCGGTGACCGGGCTCTCGCTGCTGCGCGGGGCGCCGATCCGGCAGGCCGTCGCCGGCGGCGTGTCGGTGGCGGTGGCCGCCGTGCCCGAGGGACTGCCGCTGGTGGCGACCGTGGCCCAGCTCGCCGCGGCCCGCCGGCTGAGCCGCCGGGGCGTCCTGGTGCGCACCCCGCGCACGCTGGAGGCGCTCGGCCGGATGGACACCGTCTGCTTCGACAAGACGGGCACCCTCACCGAGAACCGGCTGCGGCTGTCCCGGGTCGCGGGCGCCGACGGCACGGTACGCCGGTCGGGCGACCCGGAGACCGCCGACACCGTACGGACCGCCGCGCGCGCCTGCCCGCGGCTGGACGGCGACGGCGCCCGCCCCACCCACGCCACCGACGAGGCGATCCTGGACGCGGCCGGGGACGATCCCGGGTGGACACAGGAGGAGGGCCTGCCCTTCGAGACCTCCCGCGGCTACGCCGCCGCCGTCGGACGCGAGGACGGGACCGGCGCCGCCGTGCTGGTGGTCAAGGGCGCCCCGGAGACGGTGCTGCCCGCCTGCGCCGGCCTGCCGGACCACGCCCTGGAGGTGGCGCAGCGGCTGGCCGGTGCCGGACTGCGCATCATCGCGGTGGCACGGCGGACCCTGGACACGGGCGAGAGGGCGGCCGACGTGCTCGAACGGCAGCCGTCGGAGCTGGAGTTCACCGGACTGCTCGCGCTCGCCGACGTGGCCCGCGAGACCTCCCCGGCGCTGGTGCGCGGGCTGCGCGAGGCGGGCGTACGGCCCGTGGTGCTGACCGGCGACCATCCGCAGACCGCCCACGCCATCGCCGTCGACCTGGGCTGGCCCGAGGACGCGGTCGTGGTCACCGGCGACGAGCTCGCCGCCGCCGACCGCACCGCCCGCTCCCGGATGCTGCGCGACGCGGACGTCGTGGCCCGGGTGGCGCCCGAGCAGAAGCTCCAGGTCGTCGAGTCCCTGCGGGACGCCGGGCGGGTCGTCGGCATGGTCGGCGACGGGGCGAACGACGCCGCCGCGATC includes:
- a CDS encoding MFS transporter; translated protein: MTETITSRPVRTGTPEAPPALGGLGLFTVLLGAALPLVDFFIVNVALPTIGADLSAGEAVLELVVAGYGVAYAVLLVLGGRLGDLLGRRRLFLGGMAAFGLTSLACGLAPDAWSLVAARVAQGASAAAMLPQVLATIQATTTGPRRAKAMSLYGATAGLSMVAGQILGGVLVAADIAGTGWRSVFLVNVPVVLAGLFLAARAVPETRSARPEPVDVPGTFLLAASILTLLVPLTEGRAAGWPLWTWLSLAAFPFAAAAFYAVERRADRAGRTPLVPPSLFAIVSLRRGLLLIVPFSIGFSGFMFVIAVALQQGAGLGPVAAGLALAPLAVVFFLFSLAGPRLVARYGTRVVPTGAVLQGVGLALMTLAAWRSWPDLGLVELLPGAAVAGAGQALQLPVVLRLVLSEVPAERAGVGSGVMVTTQQSSLALGVATLGTLFLSLTPGMGMRDALVTTLLVQLAGVALTGLLSLRLPRTIA
- a CDS encoding helix-turn-helix transcriptional regulator translates to MTGRETAVQSPPRDTGSEIRRHELAAFLRSRRERIAPEQVGLPRGRRRRTPGLRREEVAQLSAVGVTWYTWLEQARDIQVSVQVLDALARTLLLDPTERAHLFQLAGSVDPTPATDCPAITPAVRALLEQFEPYPACVQNSRYDILAHNRTYGLLLCDLDAVPPEDRNCMVLCFTHEDWRSSIVHLEETQRLMAARFRATMAGHLAEPAWKMLLKRLRTQSPAFREAWERHEVVAHRGKRKEFLNRHVGRIRVDHTDLWLGPEPGPRMVTYAPADEDSRERLERLHAIALEREPAASG
- a CDS encoding cation-translocating P-type ATPase, whose translation is MAGGLLTRSQDAVTGFVLAGPRLLARGTAPAVGAAAGAAAGTARAGVRGADFAARAARVARAALPGGSRDWRAGPRAHLALRPVARDEVRRAGGTERVGRRVAAALAEHPDVLFAYWDTGLARLVVTATEDALADRVVDHATELAGRHGLTRVDQADLTGLTGPGEPGDDDLVDDDLVDGDLVDEPDHPGDPAPVRVAAAALGADVLGIAAAVTGARLRLPPSPRLVTAVATLLRENPAFRAWLRERLGDHRMDVALAAANAAVHGAGQSPTSLVLDGALRVCQLTEAVARGAAFEVVHDRLCVPGRDSLPAVPALRPAPRTSPAQDYAAHASAGSVAGAAATLLVKHDLAEAAEAVLAGSPKAARYGPAAFHAVLSAALSRTGVLVRDPGRLRQLEMVRTVVLHPSALRVPDAGADPWTEDVLDAARRAGLRVVMVEDPALADFTGLADQVVGARRPLADVVAELRAEGGVVTVVRPLPGDDGSVSAGLLAGDVAVALADGDCPVAWGADVLAPQGLADVWRVLRAVPVARAVGRRSQTLARSGAALSGLLVAVGEARGRSRGGVSSLLGMRHAPVDASAALALLSGTRAAIGVATARAPHPRARVAWHALDPQDVRDRLEREREPEPTAVEQATARLRAAADRAGRVPVLAPVRWSWQLARAVRGELDDPLTPVLAVGSAASAILGSVVDALLVVGALDLNALVGGFQRLRAERALSGLLAEQKQKARVAEEQLRPETAEFTPEGEPRIVDAAKLHPGHVIELRADDVVPADARLLWEDGLEVDESALTGESLPVDKCVDPAPRAPVAERYCMVFEGTTVVAGRARAVVVDTGDHTEAARAVALAARTPSAAGVQARLQELTRKALPLTLAGGAAVTGLSLLRGAPIRQAVAGGVSVAVAAVPEGLPLVATVAQLAAARRLSRRGVLVRTPRTLEALGRMDTVCFDKTGTLTENRLRLSRVAGADGTVRRSGDPETADTVRTAARACPRLDGDGARPTHATDEAILDAAGDDPGWTQEEGLPFETSRGYAAAVGREDGTGAAVLVVKGAPETVLPACAGLPDHALEVAQRLAGAGLRIIAVARRTLDTGERAADVLERQPSELEFTGLLALADVARETSPALVRGLREAGVRPVVLTGDHPQTAHAIAVDLGWPEDAVVVTGDELAAADRTARSRMLRDADVVARVAPEQKLQVVESLRDAGRVVGMVGDGANDAAAIRAADIGVGISARGSAAARNAADLVVTGDDLLVLVEAVREGRALWHSVADAIAILIGGNAGEVGFGILGTVLGGAAPLSTRQMLLVNLFTDLFPAMAVAVTKTGDPEQEAADAGAPLGTAVLGEPLIRQIRHRALTTALGATAAWLLGRFTPGTRRRSTTMALCAVVGTQLAQTLADRRDSRLVQVTSLGSAAALVALVQTPGASRLFGCTPLGPVAWTCVAAAIALALAGQRALPGVEDAIVRYWPKAAERLPRAVR